One window of the Eucalyptus grandis isolate ANBG69807.140 chromosome 6, ASM1654582v1, whole genome shotgun sequence genome contains the following:
- the LOC104452005 gene encoding trans-cinnamate:CoA ligase, peroxisomal-like, producing the protein MDCLPKCEANYVPLTPLTFLKRAASVYAARTSVVYESTRFTWGQTYERCLRLASSLRSLNVTKNGIIRIPFPFGITKCLKVSILAPNIPATYEVHFAVPMTGAILNTINTRLSSANIATILRHSGAKVFLADCELIPLACKALEILAAAFESRAAAQVIVIDDIDSPIGARLGLLEYEEC; encoded by the exons ATGGATTGTCTCCCAAAATGCGAAGCGAACTACGTGCCGCTCACCCCACTCACTTTCCTGAAGAGGGCGGCCTCCGTTTACGCCGCTCGTACTTCCGTCGTCTACGAGTCCACCCGATTCACCTGGGGCCAGACCTATGAGCGGTGCCTCCGTCTCGCCTCCTCTTTACGCTCCCTCAACGTCACCAAGAACGGCATCATACGTATACCGTTTCCGTTTGGAATTACTAAGTGTCTCAAA GTGTCTATCCTGGCGCCAAACATACCGGCCACGTACGAGGTCCACTTCGCCGTTCCGATGACTGGCGCCATCCTCAACACCATCAACACCCGCCTCAGCTCCGCCAACATCGCCACCATCCTCCGCCACTCCGGTGCAAAGGTCTTCCTCGCCGACTGTGAGCTCATCCCACTTGCCTGCAAGGCCCTCGAGATCCTCGCGGCTGCCTTTGAGTCCCGTGCTGCGGCCCAGGTCATCGTGATCGACGACATCGACTCACCGATTGGGGCCCGGCTTGGCCTGCTAGAATATGAGGAGTGTTGA
- the LOC104449772 gene encoding protein DJ-1 homolog D: MGSARRDRQDRLDSDAEASRSRRFCHVRARQIYPVLHSVLPPSLSPLPDKALLRQEQSDDSLYYRQSETMAGSKPQRRVLLLCGDYMEDYEVMVPFQALLAYGVSVDAVCPGKKAGDACRTAVHQMGAHQTYSESWGHNFTLNATFAEIEFNAYDGLVIPGGRAPEYLAMDQSVVDLVSKFSHAGKPIASICHGQLILAAANVVKGRKCTAFAPVGPVLIAAGAHWVEPENMSLCITDGNLVTGVAYTGHPEFIQSFVKALGGSITGSEKRILFLCGDYMEDYEVTVPFQSLQALGCHVDAVCPKKKSGDTCPTAIHDFEGDQTYSEKPGHDFTLTADFEGLDASSYDALVIPGGRAPEYLALDGKVIALVKDFMEAKKPVASICHGQQILSAAGVLKGKKCTAYPAVKLNVVLAGATWLEPDPIDRCFTDGNLVTGAAWPGHPEFISQLMALMGIKVTF; encoded by the exons ATGGGTAGTGCGCGACGCGATCGTCAGGACAGGCTGGACAGCGACGCCGAGGCATCTCGCTCCAGACGTTTCTGCCATGTCCGAGCTCGCCAGATTTATCCAGTCCTCCATTCcgtcctccctccctccctttcgCCGCTTCCAGATAAGGCGCTGCTTCGCCAGGAACAGAGCGACGACTCTCTCTACTACCGCCAGTCCGAGACGATGGCGGGATCCAAACCTCAGAGGAGGGTTCTGCTGCTGTGCGGAGACTACATGGAAGACTACGAG GTGATGGTCCCGTTCCAGGCGCTTCTCGCGTACGGAGTGTCCGTGGACGCCGTTTGCCCCGGGAAGAAGGCCGGCGATGCCTGCCGCACCGCCGTTCACCAGATGGGCGCTCACCAG ACTTATTCTGAGTCTTGGGGGCACAATTTTACATTAAATGCCACATTCgctgaaattgaattcaatgcCTATGATGGCCTAGTCATACCAGGAGGACGAGCTCCGGAGTATCTTGCGATGGATCAATCTGTTGTAGACTTGGTCAGCAAATTTTCTCATGCTGGAAAGCCAATTGCCTCTATTTGTCATGGCCAATTGATATTGGCTGCTGCAAATGTTGTTAAAGGTCGCAAGTGCACAGCATTCGCTCCTGTGGGACCTGTACTGATTGCTGCAGGTGCTCACTGGGTTGAACCTGAGAACATGTCGCTCTGTATTACTGATGGCAATCTTGTGACTGGGGTTGCATACACTGGACATCCTGAGTTCATCCAGTCTTTTGTGAAGGCTTTGGGTGGCAGCATTACTGGGTCGGAAAAACGGATCTTATTTTTATGTGGG GACTACATGGAAGATTATGAGGTAACCGTACCTTTTCAGTCTCTTCAAGCTCTAGGGTGCCATGTTGATGCAGTCTGCCCCAAGAAGAAGAGTGGTGACACTTGCCCAACTGCAATTCATGATTTTGAAGGTGACCAGACTTACAGCGAGAAACCTGGCCATGATTTTACTCTTACAGCTGACTTTGAGGGTTTGGATGCCTCAAGTTATGATGCCCTTGTCATCCCTGGAGGTCGTGCCCCAGAATATTTGGCCTTGGATGGGAAAGTGATTGCTCTAGTTAAGGACTTCATGGAGGCCAAGAAGCCAGTTGCCTCCATTTGCCATGGGCAGCAGATTCTGTCTGCTGCTGGTGTTCTCAAG GGGAAGAAATGTACGGCATATCCTGCTGTGAAGCTCAACGTGGTACTAGCCGGTGCCACATGGTTAGAACCTGATCCAATCGATCGCTGCTTCACTGATGGAAACTTGGTCACAGGAGCGGCTTGGCCTGGTCACCCAGAGTTCATTTCTCAGTTAATGGCACTAATGGGTATAAAGGTAACCTTTTAG